A stretch of the Papaver somniferum cultivar HN1 chromosome 6, ASM357369v1, whole genome shotgun sequence genome encodes the following:
- the LOC113288432 gene encoding protein DETOXIFICATION 24-like isoform X1 — translation MKKLVESMETNNRVEKNLLLTRSSSSSYDEIESNQNLSKRFWVESLKVWKIAFPTTVARVTSFGILVVTQSFMGYIGDIELAAYSLMQIFLLRFANGILLGMASALETFCGQAFGAKQYQMMGIYLQRSWIILLITVMLITPIFIFLTSILRLLGEGQELSIVAGNLSLWCIPVLYYFVFDYTLQIYLQAQLKNMIVGWLSAAAFVLHIILSWVFVIKFNLGVPGAMGAMIISTWSMVIGLFIYVCGGWCPDTWTGLSISAFSELLPVVRLSLSSGVMLCVELWYNAVLVLMAGYLRNAEISISAFSICLNILGWQFMIILGPATAACVRVANELGAGNVKAAQFSVKVIMTISVSLGLVFWTLTLIFGNSISYLFSSSNEIAKAVSSLSVLLSFSVLLSSIYPVVTGVAIGAGWQTLVAYVNITCYYIIGIPIGLLLAYVFHFLAQGIWIGMICGVAMQTLALIYFTWKSDWGAQVEAASARLKKFSREPEESYENINHA, via the exons ATGAAAAAGTTAGTAGAATCAATGGAAACTAACAATAGAGTTGAAAAAAATCTACTACTAACaaggtcatcatcatcatcttatgATGAGATTGAAAGTAATCAAAATTTGAGCAAAAGATTTTGGGTTGAATCACTGAAAGTATGGAAAATTGCATTTCCTACTACGGTTGCTAGAGTCACATCATTTGGTATTCTTGTTGTCACACAATCATTCATGGGTTATATTGGTGATATTGAACTTGCTGCTTATTCTTTGATGCAAATCTTTCTGCTTCGTTTTGCAAATGGAATCCTG TTAGGAATGGCAAGCGCTCTTGAGACATTTTGTGGGCAAGCATTTGGAGCAAAACAATACCAAATGATGGGAATTTATTTGCAGCGGTCTTGGATAATTCTTCTGATCACTGTAATGCTTATAACTCCCATTTTCATCTTTTTGACTTCGATTTTGAGGTTACTTGGTGAAGGACAAGAGTTATCTATAGTGGCAGGGAATCTTTCACTATGGTGCATTCCGGTTCTCTATTACTTTGTTTTTGACTACACTTTGCAAATATATCTCCAAGCCCAACTCAAGAACATGATCGTGGGATGGTTGTCCGCAGCCGCATTTGTTTTGCATATAATCTTGTCGTGGGTATTTGTGATCAAGTTCAATTTGGGTGTACCTGGTGCAATGGGAGCTATGATTATTTCAACGTGGTCAATGGTAATCGGGTTATTCATTTATGTGTGCGGTGGTTGGTGCCCTGATACATGGACAGGTTTATCAATAAGCGCATTCTCTGAACTTCTTCCGGTTGTTCGGCTTTCACTCTCATCTGGTGTGATGCTCTG TGTTGAGTTATGGTACAATGCGGTTCTTGTCTTAATGGCAGGATACCTTAGAAATGCAGAGATCTCAATTTCTGCCTTCTCCATTTG CCTCAATATTTTGGGTTGGCAGTTTATGATAATCCTTGGTCCTGCAACAGCAgcatg TGTACGAGTGGCAAACGAACTTGGAGCTGGGAATGTGAAAGCAGCACAATTCTCCGTTAAAGTCATCATGACCATTTCCGTATCACTTGGATTGGTCTTTTGGACTTTGACTTTGATCTTTGGCAACTCCATCTCGTATTTGTTCTCGAGTAGCAATGAGATTGCAAAAGCAGTCTCAAGTCTCTCGGTTCTTCTATCTTTCTCAGTCTTACTCAGCAGCATCTATCCAGTAGTTACAG GGGTGGCAATTGGTGCTGGTTGGCAAACACTGGTGGCTTATGTGAACATCACTTGCTACTATATTATTGGGATTCCTATTGGACTTCTGCTTGCATATGTCTTCCATTTCCTAGCTCAG GGAATATGGATTGGAATGATATGTGGGGTTGCGATGCAAACGCTTGCTCTTATTTACTTCACCTGGAAAAGTGATTGGGGTGCTCAG GTGGAAGCTGCATCAGCCCGTCTAAAGAAGTTCTCGAGGGAACCTGAAGAGTCCTACGAAAACATAAATCACGCCTAA
- the LOC113288432 gene encoding protein DETOXIFICATION 24-like isoform X2, giving the protein MRMASALETFCGQAFGAKQYQMMGIYLQRSWIILLITVMLITPIFIFLTSILRLLGEGQELSIVAGNLSLWCIPVLYYFVFDYTLQIYLQAQLKNMIVGWLSAAAFVLHIILSWVFVIKFNLGVPGAMGAMIISTWSMVIGLFIYVCGGWCPDTWTGLSISAFSELLPVVRLSLSSGVMLCVELWYNAVLVLMAGYLRNAEISISAFSICLNILGWQFMIILGPATAACVRVANELGAGNVKAAQFSVKVIMTISVSLGLVFWTLTLIFGNSISYLFSSSNEIAKAVSSLSVLLSFSVLLSSIYPVVTGVAIGAGWQTLVAYVNITCYYIIGIPIGLLLAYVFHFLAQGIWIGMICGVAMQTLALIYFTWKSDWGAQVEAASARLKKFSREPEESYENINHA; this is encoded by the exons ATGC GAATGGCAAGCGCTCTTGAGACATTTTGTGGGCAAGCATTTGGAGCAAAACAATACCAAATGATGGGAATTTATTTGCAGCGGTCTTGGATAATTCTTCTGATCACTGTAATGCTTATAACTCCCATTTTCATCTTTTTGACTTCGATTTTGAGGTTACTTGGTGAAGGACAAGAGTTATCTATAGTGGCAGGGAATCTTTCACTATGGTGCATTCCGGTTCTCTATTACTTTGTTTTTGACTACACTTTGCAAATATATCTCCAAGCCCAACTCAAGAACATGATCGTGGGATGGTTGTCCGCAGCCGCATTTGTTTTGCATATAATCTTGTCGTGGGTATTTGTGATCAAGTTCAATTTGGGTGTACCTGGTGCAATGGGAGCTATGATTATTTCAACGTGGTCAATGGTAATCGGGTTATTCATTTATGTGTGCGGTGGTTGGTGCCCTGATACATGGACAGGTTTATCAATAAGCGCATTCTCTGAACTTCTTCCGGTTGTTCGGCTTTCACTCTCATCTGGTGTGATGCTCTG TGTTGAGTTATGGTACAATGCGGTTCTTGTCTTAATGGCAGGATACCTTAGAAATGCAGAGATCTCAATTTCTGCCTTCTCCATTTG CCTCAATATTTTGGGTTGGCAGTTTATGATAATCCTTGGTCCTGCAACAGCAgcatg TGTACGAGTGGCAAACGAACTTGGAGCTGGGAATGTGAAAGCAGCACAATTCTCCGTTAAAGTCATCATGACCATTTCCGTATCACTTGGATTGGTCTTTTGGACTTTGACTTTGATCTTTGGCAACTCCATCTCGTATTTGTTCTCGAGTAGCAATGAGATTGCAAAAGCAGTCTCAAGTCTCTCGGTTCTTCTATCTTTCTCAGTCTTACTCAGCAGCATCTATCCAGTAGTTACAG GGGTGGCAATTGGTGCTGGTTGGCAAACACTGGTGGCTTATGTGAACATCACTTGCTACTATATTATTGGGATTCCTATTGGACTTCTGCTTGCATATGTCTTCCATTTCCTAGCTCAG GGAATATGGATTGGAATGATATGTGGGGTTGCGATGCAAACGCTTGCTCTTATTTACTTCACCTGGAAAAGTGATTGGGGTGCTCAG GTGGAAGCTGCATCAGCCCGTCTAAAGAAGTTCTCGAGGGAACCTGAAGAGTCCTACGAAAACATAAATCACGCCTAA